A single Vulpes vulpes isolate BD-2025 chromosome 16, VulVul3, whole genome shotgun sequence DNA region contains:
- the PIP4K2C gene encoding phosphatidylinositol 5-phosphate 4-kinase type-2 gamma isoform X2: MGYAFGFHCIPVAGCGDAAVRGQRGVVCDHQDGRGMLLLGTLLVNLRNRWPINELSQVPPPVMLLPDDFKASSKIKVNNHLFHRENLPSHFKFKEYCPQVFRNLRDRFGIDDQDYLVSLTRSPPSESEGSDGRFLISYDRTLVIKEVSSEDIADMHSNLSNYHQYIVKCHGNTLLPQFLGMYRVSVDNEDSYMLVMRNMFSHRLPVHRKYDLKGSLVSREASDKEKVKELPTLKDMDFLNKNQKVYIGEEEKKVFLEKLRRDVEFLVQLKIMDYSLLLGIHDIVRGSDPEEEGPVREEESEGDGDCDLTGPPALVGSYGTSPEGIGGYIHSHRLLGPGEFESLIDVYAIRSAEGAPQKEVYFMGLIDILTQYDAKKKAAHAAKTVKHGAGAEISTVHPEQYAKRFLDFITNIFA; this comes from the exons ATGGGATATGCCTTTGGTTTTCACTGCATCCCCGTGGCTGGCTGCGGAGACGCCGCTGTTCGGGGTCAGCGGGGGGTCGTCTGTGACCACCAGGATGGCCGAGGAATGCTGCTGCTGGGGACGCTGCTGGTGAACCTGAGGAACAGGTGGCCG ATCAATGAGCTCAGCCAGGTGCCTCCCCCAGTGATGCTGCTGCCAGACGACTTTAAGGCGAGCTCCAAGATCAAGGTCAACAATCACCTTTTCCACAG AGAAAACCTGCCTAGTCATTTCAAGTTCAAGGAGTACTGCCCCCAGGTCTTCAGGAACCTCCGTGATCGCTTTGGCATTGATGACCAAGATTACCTG GTATCCCTCACCCGAAGTCCCCCGAGTGAAAGTGAAGGCAGCGATGGTCGCTTCCTTATCTCCTACGATCGAACTCTGGTCATCAAAGAAGTATCCAGTGAGGACATTGCTGACATGCATAGCAACCTCTCGAACTACCACCAG TACATTGTGAAGTGCCATGGCAACACACTGCTGCCCCAGTTCCTGGGGATGTACCGAGTTAGCGTGGACAATGAAGACAGCTACATGCTTGTGATGCGCAACATGTTTAGCCACCGTCTTCCTGTGCACAGGAAGTATGACCTCAAG GGCTCCCTAGTGTCCCGAGAAGCCAGCGATAAGGAAAAG GTTAAAGAATTGCCCACCCTTAAGGATATGGATTTTCTCAACAAGAACCAGAAGGTTTATATTGGTGAAGAGGAGAAGAAAGTATTTCTAGAGAAGCTAAGGAGAGATGTGGAG TTCCTAGTGCAGCTGAAGATCATGGACTACAGCCTTCTGCTGGGCATCCACGACATCGTTCGGGGCTCTGACCCAGAGGAGGAGGGACCTGTGCGGGAGGAGGAGTCAGAGGGGGATGGAGACTGTGACCTGACAGGGCCACCTGCTCTGGTGGGCTCCTATGGCACCTCCCCTGAGGGTATTGGCGGCTACATCCATTCTCATCGGCTCCTGGGCCCTGGAGAATTTGAGTCCCTCATTGATGTCTATGCCATCCGGAGTGCTGAGG GGGCCCCCCAGAAGGAGGTGTATTTCATGGGCCTCATTGACATCCTGACACAGTATGATGCCAAGAAGAAAGCAGCTCACGCAGCGAAAACTGTCAAGCACGGG GCTGGGGCAGAGATCTCCACTGTCCATCCCGAGCAGTATGCTAAGCGGTTCCTGGATTTTATTACCAACATCTTTGCCTAA
- the DTX3 gene encoding probable E3 ubiquitin-protein ligase DTX3 isoform X1, producing the protein MPILSCSGSKMAACGGTCKNKVTVSKPVWDFLSKETPARLARLREEHRVSILIDGETSDIYVLQLSPQGPPPAPPNGLYLARKALKGLLKEAEKELKKAQRQGELMGCLALGGGGEHPELHRPGPPPPPLRAAPLLPPGARGLPPPPPPLPPPLPPRLREEAEEQESTCPICLGEIQNAKTLEKCRHSFCEGCITRALQVKKACPMCGRFYGQLVGNQPQNGRMLVSKDATLLLPSYEKYGTIVIQYVFPPGVQGAEHPNPGVRYPGTTRVAYLPDCPEGNKVLTLFRKAFDQRLTFTIGTSMTTGRPNVITWNDIHHKTSCTGGPQLFGYPDPTYLTRVQEELRAKGITDD; encoded by the exons ATGCCAATTCTAAGCTGTTCAGGATCAAA AATGGCAGCCTGTGGAGGCACCTGCAAGAATAAAGTGACTGTCTCCAAGCCTGTGTGGGACTTCCTGAGCAAGGAGACCCCAGCCCGGCTGGCCCGGCTTCGGGAGGAGCACCGCGTGTCCATCCTCATCGATGGCGAGACTTCTGATATCTACGTCCTGCAGCTGTCCCCGCAGggccctcccccggccccccccaACGGGCTCTACCTGGCCCGGAAGGCGCTCAAGGGGCTGCTAAAAGAGGCCGAGAAAGAGCTGAAAAAAGCTCAGAGGCAGGGCGAGCTTATGGGCTGCCTGGCtttggggggtggcggggagcaCCCTGAGCTGCACCGCCCAGggccgccccctcctcctctgcgAGCAGCCCCGCTCCTGCCCCCAGGGGCTCGGgggcttccccctcctcctcctcccctcccccctccacttcctccccGCCTTCgggaggaggctgaggagcaGGAGAGCACCTGCCCCATCTGTCTGGGGGAGATCCAGAACGCCAAGACCTTGGAGAAGTGCCGGCACTCGTTCTGTGAGGGCTGCATCACCCGGGCCCTGCAGGTGAAAAAGGCTTGTCCCATGTGTGGCCGCTTCTATGGGCAGCTGGTGGGCAACCAGCCCCAGAATGGGCGCATGCTGGTCTCTAAGGACGCCACACTCCTACTGCCCAGCTATGAGAAGTACGGCACCATTGTCATCCAGTACGTCTTCCCGCCCGGTGTCCAGGGG GCTGAACACCCAAACCCAGGAGTTCGGTACCCTGGCACCACACGGGTGGCCTACCTCCCGGACTGCCCCGAGGGCAACAAGGTGCTGACCCTGTTCCGCAAGGCATTTGACCAGCGTCTCACCTTCACTATCGGCACGTCCATGACCACAGGGAGACCGAATGTCATCACCTGGAACGACATTCACCACAAGACCAGCTGCACAGGAGGACCCCAGCT GTTTGGGTACCCGGACCCCACCTACCTGACCCGGGTGCAAGAGGAGCTGAGAGCCAAGGGTATCACAGACGACTGA
- the PIP4K2C gene encoding phosphatidylinositol 5-phosphate 4-kinase type-2 gamma isoform X3 — MGYAFGFHCIPVAGCGDAAVRGQRGVVCDHQDGRGMLLLGTLLVNLRNRWPVWPGRRPSSPARRLSFTQINELSQVPPPVMLLPDDFKASSKIKVNNHLFHRENLPSHFKFKEYCPQVFRNLRDRFGIDDQDYLVSLTRSPPSESEGSDGRFLISYDRTLVIKEVSSEDIADMHSNLSNYHQYIVKCHGNTLLPQFLGMYRVSVDNEDSYMLVMRNMFSHRLPVHRKYDLKGSLVSREASDKEKVKELPTLKDMDFLNKNQKVYIGEEEKKVFLEKLRRDVEFLVQLKIMDYSLLLGIHDIVRGSDPEEEGPVREEESEGDGDCDLTGPPALVGSYGTSPEGIGGYIHSHRLLGPGEFESLIDVYAIRSAEGAPQKEVYFMGLIDILTQYDAKKKAAHAAKTVKHGAGAEISTVHPEQYAKRFLDFITNIFA; from the exons ATGGGATATGCCTTTGGTTTTCACTGCATCCCCGTGGCTGGCTGCGGAGACGCCGCTGTTCGGGGTCAGCGGGGGGTCGTCTGTGACCACCAGGATGGCCGAGGAATGCTGCTGCTGGGGACGCTGCTGGTGAACCTGAGGAACAGGTGGCCGGTATGGCCTGGGAGGAGGCCAAGCAGCCCAGCGCGTCGCTTATCCTTCACTCAG ATCAATGAGCTCAGCCAGGTGCCTCCCCCAGTGATGCTGCTGCCAGACGACTTTAAGGCGAGCTCCAAGATCAAGGTCAACAATCACCTTTTCCACAG AGAAAACCTGCCTAGTCATTTCAAGTTCAAGGAGTACTGCCCCCAGGTCTTCAGGAACCTCCGTGATCGCTTTGGCATTGATGACCAAGATTACCTG GTATCCCTCACCCGAAGTCCCCCGAGTGAAAGTGAAGGCAGCGATGGTCGCTTCCTTATCTCCTACGATCGAACTCTGGTCATCAAAGAAGTATCCAGTGAGGACATTGCTGACATGCATAGCAACCTCTCGAACTACCACCAG TACATTGTGAAGTGCCATGGCAACACACTGCTGCCCCAGTTCCTGGGGATGTACCGAGTTAGCGTGGACAATGAAGACAGCTACATGCTTGTGATGCGCAACATGTTTAGCCACCGTCTTCCTGTGCACAGGAAGTATGACCTCAAG GGCTCCCTAGTGTCCCGAGAAGCCAGCGATAAGGAAAAG GTTAAAGAATTGCCCACCCTTAAGGATATGGATTTTCTCAACAAGAACCAGAAGGTTTATATTGGTGAAGAGGAGAAGAAAGTATTTCTAGAGAAGCTAAGGAGAGATGTGGAG TTCCTAGTGCAGCTGAAGATCATGGACTACAGCCTTCTGCTGGGCATCCACGACATCGTTCGGGGCTCTGACCCAGAGGAGGAGGGACCTGTGCGGGAGGAGGAGTCAGAGGGGGATGGAGACTGTGACCTGACAGGGCCACCTGCTCTGGTGGGCTCCTATGGCACCTCCCCTGAGGGTATTGGCGGCTACATCCATTCTCATCGGCTCCTGGGCCCTGGAGAATTTGAGTCCCTCATTGATGTCTATGCCATCCGGAGTGCTGAGG GGGCCCCCCAGAAGGAGGTGTATTTCATGGGCCTCATTGACATCCTGACACAGTATGATGCCAAGAAGAAAGCAGCTCACGCAGCGAAAACTGTCAAGCACGGG GCTGGGGCAGAGATCTCCACTGTCCATCCCGAGCAGTATGCTAAGCGGTTCCTGGATTTTATTACCAACATCTTTGCCTAA
- the PIP4K2C gene encoding phosphatidylinositol 5-phosphate 4-kinase type-2 gamma isoform X4 — MLLPDDFKASSKIKVNNHLFHRENLPSHFKFKEYCPQVFRNLRDRFGIDDQDYLVSLTRSPPSESEGSDGRFLISYDRTLVIKEVSSEDIADMHSNLSNYHQYIVKCHGNTLLPQFLGMYRVSVDNEDSYMLVMRNMFSHRLPVHRKYDLKGSLVSREASDKEKVKELPTLKDMDFLNKNQKVYIGEEEKKVFLEKLRRDVEFLVQLKIMDYSLLLGIHDIVRGSDPEEEGPVREEESEGDGDCDLTGPPALVGSYGTSPEGIGGYIHSHRLLGPGEFESLIDVYAIRSAEGAPQKEVYFMGLIDILTQYDAKKKAAHAAKTVKHGAGAEISTVHPEQYAKRFLDFITNIFA, encoded by the exons ATGCTGCTGCCAGACGACTTTAAGGCGAGCTCCAAGATCAAGGTCAACAATCACCTTTTCCACAG AGAAAACCTGCCTAGTCATTTCAAGTTCAAGGAGTACTGCCCCCAGGTCTTCAGGAACCTCCGTGATCGCTTTGGCATTGATGACCAAGATTACCTG GTATCCCTCACCCGAAGTCCCCCGAGTGAAAGTGAAGGCAGCGATGGTCGCTTCCTTATCTCCTACGATCGAACTCTGGTCATCAAAGAAGTATCCAGTGAGGACATTGCTGACATGCATAGCAACCTCTCGAACTACCACCAG TACATTGTGAAGTGCCATGGCAACACACTGCTGCCCCAGTTCCTGGGGATGTACCGAGTTAGCGTGGACAATGAAGACAGCTACATGCTTGTGATGCGCAACATGTTTAGCCACCGTCTTCCTGTGCACAGGAAGTATGACCTCAAG GGCTCCCTAGTGTCCCGAGAAGCCAGCGATAAGGAAAAG GTTAAAGAATTGCCCACCCTTAAGGATATGGATTTTCTCAACAAGAACCAGAAGGTTTATATTGGTGAAGAGGAGAAGAAAGTATTTCTAGAGAAGCTAAGGAGAGATGTGGAG TTCCTAGTGCAGCTGAAGATCATGGACTACAGCCTTCTGCTGGGCATCCACGACATCGTTCGGGGCTCTGACCCAGAGGAGGAGGGACCTGTGCGGGAGGAGGAGTCAGAGGGGGATGGAGACTGTGACCTGACAGGGCCACCTGCTCTGGTGGGCTCCTATGGCACCTCCCCTGAGGGTATTGGCGGCTACATCCATTCTCATCGGCTCCTGGGCCCTGGAGAATTTGAGTCCCTCATTGATGTCTATGCCATCCGGAGTGCTGAGG GGGCCCCCCAGAAGGAGGTGTATTTCATGGGCCTCATTGACATCCTGACACAGTATGATGCCAAGAAGAAAGCAGCTCACGCAGCGAAAACTGTCAAGCACGGG GCTGGGGCAGAGATCTCCACTGTCCATCCCGAGCAGTATGCTAAGCGGTTCCTGGATTTTATTACCAACATCTTTGCCTAA
- the DTX3 gene encoding probable E3 ubiquitin-protein ligase DTX3 isoform X2, whose amino-acid sequence MSFVLSRMAACGGTCKNKVTVSKPVWDFLSKETPARLARLREEHRVSILIDGETSDIYVLQLSPQGPPPAPPNGLYLARKALKGLLKEAEKELKKAQRQGELMGCLALGGGGEHPELHRPGPPPPPLRAAPLLPPGARGLPPPPPPLPPPLPPRLREEAEEQESTCPICLGEIQNAKTLEKCRHSFCEGCITRALQVKKACPMCGRFYGQLVGNQPQNGRMLVSKDATLLLPSYEKYGTIVIQYVFPPGVQGAEHPNPGVRYPGTTRVAYLPDCPEGNKVLTLFRKAFDQRLTFTIGTSMTTGRPNVITWNDIHHKTSCTGGPQLFGYPDPTYLTRVQEELRAKGITDD is encoded by the exons A TGTCGTTCGTCCTGTCCAGAATGGCAGCCTGTGGAGGCACCTGCAAGAATAAAGTGACTGTCTCCAAGCCTGTGTGGGACTTCCTGAGCAAGGAGACCCCAGCCCGGCTGGCCCGGCTTCGGGAGGAGCACCGCGTGTCCATCCTCATCGATGGCGAGACTTCTGATATCTACGTCCTGCAGCTGTCCCCGCAGggccctcccccggccccccccaACGGGCTCTACCTGGCCCGGAAGGCGCTCAAGGGGCTGCTAAAAGAGGCCGAGAAAGAGCTGAAAAAAGCTCAGAGGCAGGGCGAGCTTATGGGCTGCCTGGCtttggggggtggcggggagcaCCCTGAGCTGCACCGCCCAGggccgccccctcctcctctgcgAGCAGCCCCGCTCCTGCCCCCAGGGGCTCGGgggcttccccctcctcctcctcccctcccccctccacttcctccccGCCTTCgggaggaggctgaggagcaGGAGAGCACCTGCCCCATCTGTCTGGGGGAGATCCAGAACGCCAAGACCTTGGAGAAGTGCCGGCACTCGTTCTGTGAGGGCTGCATCACCCGGGCCCTGCAGGTGAAAAAGGCTTGTCCCATGTGTGGCCGCTTCTATGGGCAGCTGGTGGGCAACCAGCCCCAGAATGGGCGCATGCTGGTCTCTAAGGACGCCACACTCCTACTGCCCAGCTATGAGAAGTACGGCACCATTGTCATCCAGTACGTCTTCCCGCCCGGTGTCCAGGGG GCTGAACACCCAAACCCAGGAGTTCGGTACCCTGGCACCACACGGGTGGCCTACCTCCCGGACTGCCCCGAGGGCAACAAGGTGCTGACCCTGTTCCGCAAGGCATTTGACCAGCGTCTCACCTTCACTATCGGCACGTCCATGACCACAGGGAGACCGAATGTCATCACCTGGAACGACATTCACCACAAGACCAGCTGCACAGGAGGACCCCAGCT GTTTGGGTACCCGGACCCCACCTACCTGACCCGGGTGCAAGAGGAGCTGAGAGCCAAGGGTATCACAGACGACTGA
- the PIP4K2C gene encoding phosphatidylinositol 5-phosphate 4-kinase type-2 gamma isoform X1 gives MASSSVPPATVPAAAAAAAPGFGFASKTKKKHFVQQKVKVFRAADPLLGVFLWGVAHSINELSQVPPPVMLLPDDFKASSKIKVNNHLFHRENLPSHFKFKEYCPQVFRNLRDRFGIDDQDYLVSLTRSPPSESEGSDGRFLISYDRTLVIKEVSSEDIADMHSNLSNYHQYIVKCHGNTLLPQFLGMYRVSVDNEDSYMLVMRNMFSHRLPVHRKYDLKGSLVSREASDKEKVKELPTLKDMDFLNKNQKVYIGEEEKKVFLEKLRRDVEFLVQLKIMDYSLLLGIHDIVRGSDPEEEGPVREEESEGDGDCDLTGPPALVGSYGTSPEGIGGYIHSHRLLGPGEFESLIDVYAIRSAEGAPQKEVYFMGLIDILTQYDAKKKAAHAAKTVKHGAGAEISTVHPEQYAKRFLDFITNIFA, from the exons ATGGCGTCCTCCTCTGTCCCGCCGGCCACCgtaccggcggcggcggcggcggcggccccgggctTCGGCTTCGCCTCCAAGACCAAGAAGAAGCACTTCGTGCAGCAGAAGGTGAAGGTGTTCCGGGCGGCGGACCCGCTGCTGGGCGTGTTCCTGTGGGGCGTCGCCCACTCG ATCAATGAGCTCAGCCAGGTGCCTCCCCCAGTGATGCTGCTGCCAGACGACTTTAAGGCGAGCTCCAAGATCAAGGTCAACAATCACCTTTTCCACAG AGAAAACCTGCCTAGTCATTTCAAGTTCAAGGAGTACTGCCCCCAGGTCTTCAGGAACCTCCGTGATCGCTTTGGCATTGATGACCAAGATTACCTG GTATCCCTCACCCGAAGTCCCCCGAGTGAAAGTGAAGGCAGCGATGGTCGCTTCCTTATCTCCTACGATCGAACTCTGGTCATCAAAGAAGTATCCAGTGAGGACATTGCTGACATGCATAGCAACCTCTCGAACTACCACCAG TACATTGTGAAGTGCCATGGCAACACACTGCTGCCCCAGTTCCTGGGGATGTACCGAGTTAGCGTGGACAATGAAGACAGCTACATGCTTGTGATGCGCAACATGTTTAGCCACCGTCTTCCTGTGCACAGGAAGTATGACCTCAAG GGCTCCCTAGTGTCCCGAGAAGCCAGCGATAAGGAAAAG GTTAAAGAATTGCCCACCCTTAAGGATATGGATTTTCTCAACAAGAACCAGAAGGTTTATATTGGTGAAGAGGAGAAGAAAGTATTTCTAGAGAAGCTAAGGAGAGATGTGGAG TTCCTAGTGCAGCTGAAGATCATGGACTACAGCCTTCTGCTGGGCATCCACGACATCGTTCGGGGCTCTGACCCAGAGGAGGAGGGACCTGTGCGGGAGGAGGAGTCAGAGGGGGATGGAGACTGTGACCTGACAGGGCCACCTGCTCTGGTGGGCTCCTATGGCACCTCCCCTGAGGGTATTGGCGGCTACATCCATTCTCATCGGCTCCTGGGCCCTGGAGAATTTGAGTCCCTCATTGATGTCTATGCCATCCGGAGTGCTGAGG GGGCCCCCCAGAAGGAGGTGTATTTCATGGGCCTCATTGACATCCTGACACAGTATGATGCCAAGAAGAAAGCAGCTCACGCAGCGAAAACTGTCAAGCACGGG GCTGGGGCAGAGATCTCCACTGTCCATCCCGAGCAGTATGCTAAGCGGTTCCTGGATTTTATTACCAACATCTTTGCCTAA